Proteins encoded in a region of the Triticum dicoccoides isolate Atlit2015 ecotype Zavitan chromosome 3A, WEW_v2.0, whole genome shotgun sequence genome:
- the LOC119269525 gene encoding 50S ribosomal protein L17-like: MGKFRKLGRHAAHRVSMLRTMVSQLVKHERIETTVAKAKEVRRKADQMVQLGKDGTLDAARRASAFVRGDDVVHKLFTELAYRYKDRAGGYTRLLRTRIRIGDAAPMAYIEFVDRENELREAKPATPPPPQRVPLDPWAKSRASQQWAGPKVTVNSKSEGL, encoded by the exons ATGGGCAAGTTCCGGAAGCTCGGGCGCCACGCCGCGCACCGCGTATCCATGCTCAG GACGATGGTGTCGCAGCTGGTGAAGCACGAGCGGATCGAGACCACCGTCGCCAAG GCCAAGGAGGTGCGGCGCAAGGCGGATCAGATGGTGCAGCTCGGCAAAGAT GGTACACTGGATGCAGCAAGACGTGCTTCTGCTTTTGTTCGCGGAGATGATGTTGTCCATAAGCTATTCACAGAGCTGGCCTACCGCTATAA AGATCGAGCAGGCGGATATACGAGACTTTTGCGAACTAGGATACGAATAGGTGATGCTGCACCAATGGCATACATTGA GTTTGTGGACAGAGAGAACGAACTCCGAGAGGCCAAACCTGCAACGCCACCGCCACCTCAGCGAGTTCCACTTGATCCATGGGCCAAGTCTCGAGCTAGCCAACAGTGGGCCGGACCTAAAGTTACCGTGAACTCCAAATCAGAAGGCTTATGA